In Candidatus Promineifilum breve, one genomic interval encodes:
- the gnd gene encoding phosphogluconate dehydrogenase (NAD(+)-dependent, decarboxylating), whose amino-acid sequence MDIAMIGLGKMGGNMASRLLRGGHGLVVFNRSPEPVRAAEAEGATGATSIEDVVVKLNTPRAVWLMLPAGSITEEVIDQLSGMMSVGDVLIDGGNSNYKDTMRRAATLADKGIYFVDCGTSGGIWGLSEGYSLMVGGRPEAIAIIRPALETLAPAVDQGWAHVGPSGAGHFVKMIHNGIEYGMMQAYAEGFEILRAKREFDLDLHQIAELWRYGSVVRSWLLDLTAAALAEDPELSDLRGWVADSGEGRWTVFEAIDQDVPAPVITLALQMRFVSRQDESYAAKLLAAMRNQFGGHAVKRVE is encoded by the coding sequence ATGGACATCGCGATGATTGGATTGGGTAAAATGGGCGGCAACATGGCCTCGCGCCTGCTACGTGGTGGGCATGGGCTGGTAGTCTTCAATCGCTCCCCGGAACCGGTGCGGGCGGCCGAGGCCGAGGGCGCAACGGGGGCCACGTCTATCGAAGATGTCGTCGTCAAGCTGAATACACCGCGCGCTGTCTGGCTCATGCTACCCGCCGGCAGCATTACTGAAGAGGTTATTGACCAGTTGTCAGGGATGATGAGCGTCGGCGACGTGCTGATCGACGGCGGCAATAGCAACTACAAGGACACCATGCGCCGGGCGGCCACGCTGGCCGACAAGGGCATCTATTTCGTGGATTGCGGCACCAGCGGCGGCATCTGGGGCCTGAGCGAGGGGTATAGCCTGATGGTCGGCGGCCGGCCCGAGGCGATCGCCATCATCCGGCCCGCGCTGGAGACGTTGGCCCCGGCTGTTGATCAAGGCTGGGCGCATGTTGGGCCGTCAGGGGCGGGTCATTTTGTCAAAATGATCCACAACGGCATCGAGTATGGCATGATGCAGGCTTATGCCGAGGGGTTCGAGATATTGCGCGCCAAGCGGGAGTTCGACCTTGACCTGCATCAGATAGCCGAACTATGGCGCTACGGCAGCGTGGTGCGCTCGTGGCTGCTCGATCTGACCGCCGCGGCGCTGGCCGAAGACCCGGAGCTAAGCGACCTGCGCGGCTGGGTGGCCGATAGCGGCGAGGGGCGCTGGACGGTCTTCGAGGCCATCGACCAGGACGTGCCCGCGCCGGTCATCACGCTGGCGCTACAGATGCGCTTCGTCAGTCGCCAGGATGAGAGCTACGCCGCTAAACTGTTGGCAGCCATGCGTAACCAGTTCGGTGGGCACGCGGTCAAGCGCGTCGAGTAG
- a CDS encoding YbaK/EbsC family protein — protein MTNPSLPPASQRVADAAAALGLAIDIVVFAQTTRTAEEAAAAVGCAVGQIVKSLVFTVGGRPVIALVSGANQLDTRKLAALYGVGRKQVERADADTVRAATGFAIGGVPPFGHAQASDVFIDQDFAQYAVIWAAAGTPNTVFAIAPDELQRATGGRVADIRVEEKQDGS, from the coding sequence ATGACAAATCCATCCCTTCCCCCGGCATCACAGCGGGTGGCCGACGCGGCCGCGGCGCTGGGGTTAGCCATCGACATCGTTGTATTCGCTCAAACCACGCGCACGGCTGAGGAAGCGGCGGCGGCCGTCGGCTGCGCGGTGGGGCAGATCGTCAAGAGCCTGGTCTTCACCGTCGGCGGCCGGCCGGTCATCGCCCTGGTGTCCGGGGCCAACCAGCTCGACACGCGCAAGCTGGCCGCCCTGTATGGCGTGGGGCGCAAGCAGGTGGAGCGGGCCGACGCCGACACGGTGCGGGCGGCCACAGGCTTTGCCATCGGCGGCGTGCCCCCTTTCGGCCACGCTCAGGCGAGTGACGTTTTTATCGATCAGGACTTCGCCCAATATGCCGTCATCTGGGCCGCGGCCGGCACGCCCAACACGGTCTTTGCCATCGCGCCGGATGAATTGCAGCGGGCGACGGGCGGGCGCGTAGCAGATATACGAGTTGAAGAGAAACAGGACGGATCTTGA
- the leuD gene encoding 3-isopropylmalate dehydratase small subunit codes for MEPFTTLTARVVALPKDHIDTDQIIPARYLKTISKAGLGANLFADWRYDAEGQPNPDFPLNQPENSGARILLAGDNFGCGSSREHAPWALTDYGFRAIISTSFADIFRNNALKNGLLPLIVDDDTHEQLVSLAAEEPDMELTIDLDSQSLLLPDGRRIRFPIDAFNKICMIEGLDQLGYLLKHGPDIEAYEAQHAPRVNTEAQPLR; via the coding sequence ATGGAACCATTTACAACCCTGACGGCCCGAGTCGTCGCTCTGCCCAAGGATCATATCGACACCGACCAGATTATCCCGGCCCGCTACCTGAAAACGATCAGCAAGGCCGGGCTGGGGGCCAACCTGTTCGCCGATTGGCGCTATGATGCCGAGGGGCAGCCGAATCCCGACTTTCCGCTGAATCAGCCGGAGAACAGTGGGGCGCGCATCCTGTTGGCCGGCGACAACTTCGGCTGCGGCTCCAGCCGGGAACACGCCCCGTGGGCGCTGACCGACTACGGCTTCCGGGCCATCATCAGTACGTCATTCGCCGACATCTTTCGCAACAACGCGCTGAAGAACGGGCTGTTGCCGCTCATCGTCGATGACGACACCCACGAGCAACTGGTCAGCCTGGCCGCCGAGGAACCGGACATGGAGTTGACCATCGATCTGGACAGCCAGTCGCTGCTGCTGCCCGACGGCCGCCGCATCCGCTTCCCCATCGATGCCTTCAACAAGATCTGTATGATCGAGGGTCTCGACCAACTGGGCTATTTGCTGAAGCACGGCCCGGACATCGAAGCGTATGAAGCGCAACACGCGCCGCGCGTCAATACCGAGGCGCAACCGTTACGATGA
- a CDS encoding nSTAND1 domain-containing NTPase, protein MLKDLDQVSIESLDQLRENIASRFTLDELQLLCVRLGIDYEELRTGAKSVVVLGLVQYIVRRGRVSDLIRALYVERPAIDWAGLLSGSPPSDPSQPPFPGLRPFTTRESGVYYGRRPEVARLIDRLRLGRFVAVLGVSGSGKSSLFQAGLIHALRERPILADGSRPPEGSDSWCVLSMKPTSDPLGQLALVLTRDLTSARDMIDIRSHLTDAPDALPFYVRKLLDRQERPHLLLIVDQFEELFTQCLEEDHRKAFIVALSNLVDEDSANFASLVIGLRDHFFGRCLEYPELRRLLERSQLLLGPMGRDELTQAIVRPAESQGLHWQPGLVETLLDDLGVSGIRTPEPGALPLMAHALREIWERREGNVLTLAGYAAAGNVKETVGRAADRVYVTLSPKQQEVARHLFLGLIRVIDDGDGQAVVYARQRAILSDLLPNEPQASAEARSVVETMTAERLLTLGQDLAGRETVEAAHEALFSHWPRLVGWLAESRESMRRRQLLREQVDEWENSGNNPDYLYSGEQLNEIERLLPPSTLTVSEQAFLTASQSRRQSEIERLERELATQRQLTQRTRGILGLVSLLALGLIAYLSLPLYYRYRAANEGQLVWVPEAGVAFESYEVTNERYRWCVNSRQCSRPRGFRAIVSEWQENRLKPVVGVDAADALEFCEWIGRTLPTVTEWGSTTPAKEEWPQLTAAQAALCRDVDVTDPVCPGATLESIGKRTQCQYPLGQSAQPCVFDLVGSVSEWTQSRIDSTSDQVIQESDLEALSERPDVVYAGDSYQIHYTYAGFFIESIDDAAFQSDTTRADLGFRCVSKDQKSVSLGG, encoded by the coding sequence GTGCTTAAAGACCTAGATCAGGTCTCAATCGAATCACTGGATCAACTGCGCGAAAACATCGCGAGTCGGTTCACGCTCGATGAGCTTCAACTGCTCTGCGTGCGGCTGGGTATTGACTACGAGGAGTTGCGCACCGGCGCCAAGTCGGTCGTTGTCCTGGGCCTCGTCCAGTACATTGTGCGCCGCGGCCGCGTCTCCGACCTGATCCGCGCCCTCTACGTCGAGCGGCCGGCCATCGACTGGGCCGGGCTGCTGAGTGGGTCGCCGCCGTCGGACCCGTCGCAGCCGCCTTTTCCCGGCCTGCGCCCCTTCACGACCCGAGAGAGCGGGGTCTACTATGGCCGGCGGCCGGAAGTGGCGCGACTGATCGACCGGCTGCGTCTGGGCCGTTTTGTTGCCGTTCTCGGCGTATCGGGCAGCGGTAAATCATCTTTATTTCAAGCCGGTTTGATTCACGCTTTACGTGAGCGGCCAATTCTGGCCGACGGTAGCCGACCTCCGGAGGGTAGTGATAGCTGGTGCGTTTTATCGATGAAGCCCACCTCTGATCCTCTGGGGCAATTGGCGTTAGTCCTGACGCGCGACTTAACGTCGGCCAGAGACATGATCGACATTCGCTCTCATCTGACTGACGCCCCGGACGCGTTGCCGTTCTACGTGCGTAAGCTCCTGGATCGTCAGGAACGGCCGCACCTGTTGTTAATTGTCGATCAGTTTGAGGAATTATTCACTCAGTGTCTAGAAGAAGATCATCGTAAAGCCTTCATCGTTGCCCTTAGCAACCTTGTGGATGAAGATAGCGCGAACTTCGCCTCGCTGGTCATTGGCCTGCGCGACCATTTCTTCGGCCGGTGTCTTGAGTACCCTGAATTACGGCGCTTGTTGGAACGCTCCCAACTGCTTTTGGGGCCGATGGGGAGGGATGAACTGACGCAGGCCATCGTCCGTCCGGCCGAGAGTCAGGGGCTCCACTGGCAGCCAGGACTGGTAGAAACCTTGCTGGACGATCTGGGTGTTTCAGGGATACGGACACCGGAGCCTGGGGCGTTGCCGTTAATGGCTCACGCTCTGCGAGAGATATGGGAGCGGCGCGAGGGGAACGTTTTGACGCTGGCCGGCTATGCGGCGGCGGGCAACGTCAAGGAGACGGTTGGTCGCGCCGCTGACCGGGTGTATGTCACCTTATCGCCCAAACAGCAGGAAGTGGCGCGCCATTTATTCCTGGGTCTCATTCGCGTCATCGACGACGGTGATGGGCAGGCTGTAGTTTACGCCCGTCAAAGGGCAATTCTGAGCGACTTGCTGCCGAACGAACCGCAGGCCAGTGCGGAAGCGCGCTCGGTCGTAGAGACGATGACCGCCGAACGACTGTTAACCCTCGGACAGGACCTGGCCGGTCGGGAGACGGTGGAGGCAGCCCACGAGGCGCTGTTTTCCCATTGGCCGCGGCTGGTCGGGTGGTTGGCCGAAAGCCGCGAGTCGATGCGGCGGCGACAATTGCTGCGCGAACAGGTTGACGAATGGGAGAATAGCGGCAATAACCCCGACTACCTTTATAGCGGGGAACAGCTAAACGAGATAGAGCGGCTTCTGCCGCCATCGACGCTCACCGTCTCCGAGCAAGCCTTCCTGACCGCTTCCCAATCCAGGCGCCAGAGTGAGATCGAGCGCCTGGAACGTGAACTAGCCACTCAGCGCCAACTCACGCAAAGGACACGCGGCATTTTGGGCCTGGTTTCATTACTGGCGCTGGGGCTGATCGCATATCTGAGTCTGCCCCTTTACTATCGCTATCGCGCTGCCAATGAAGGACAACTCGTTTGGGTTCCGGAAGCGGGTGTCGCCTTTGAGTCCTACGAGGTGACGAACGAACGGTATCGATGGTGTGTGAATTCGCGTCAATGTAGTCGTCCGCGCGGCTTCCGCGCCATCGTTAGTGAGTGGCAGGAGAATCGGCTGAAACCCGTTGTCGGTGTCGACGCGGCCGACGCCCTGGAGTTCTGTGAGTGGATCGGCCGGACGCTGCCGACGGTCACAGAGTGGGGATCAACGACACCCGCGAAAGAGGAGTGGCCCCAATTGACGGCCGCCCAGGCTGCGCTATGCCGGGACGTAGACGTGACCGATCCCGTCTGCCCGGGGGCAACGCTGGAATCGATTGGGAAGCGAACGCAGTGTCAATATCCTCTTGGCCAGTCGGCTCAACCGTGTGTTTTCGATTTGGTGGGCAGTGTCAGTGAGTGGACTCAATCACGTATTGATAGTACGAGTGACCAAGTGATCCAAGAATCCGATTTGGAAGCCCTGAGTGAGCGTCCCGATGTTGTTTACGCGGGTGATAGTTATCAGATTCACTATACCTATGCCGGCTTTTTCATCGAATCGATTGATGATGCCGCCTTTCAGAGTGATACAACGCGAGCCGACCTTGGGTTTCGTTGTGTGAGCAAGGATCAAAAATCAGTTAGTTTAGGAGGGTAG
- the lhgO gene encoding L-2-hydroxyglutarate oxidase has translation MSTSDILIVGGGIVGLATAHALGRRYPDKHITLLEKETTLAFHQTGRNSGVLHSGIYYKPNSLKAINCRTGKQLMEDFCAANGIAYRMVGKVIVATDDKELPALTNLYQRGLANGVECGMIGREQLLELEPHVTNAIRAIHVPEAGIVDYRQVCERLAAILREAGHTIVLGAEVKAIIERPGELTAVTSAGEFSGAYLVNCAGLQSDRVTKMSAGEAPAQIIPFRGEYFELVPEAWHLCQALIYPVPDPGFPFLGVHFTRMIGGGVECGPNAVLAFAREGYHLGDVDARELWQTLTYPGFRKLAGRYWKMGLGEIWRSASKGAFVKALQRLIPDIRAEHLHPAPAGIRAQALAPDGALLDDFAFHESPRIVNVINAPSPAATSALSIAESVVDKLEDHF, from the coding sequence ATGAGTACATCCGACATCCTGATCGTCGGCGGAGGCATCGTCGGTTTGGCGACGGCCCACGCCCTCGGCCGCCGCTATCCCGACAAGCACATTACGCTGCTGGAGAAAGAAACGACGCTGGCCTTTCACCAGACCGGCCGCAACTCCGGCGTGCTGCATTCCGGCATCTACTACAAGCCTAATTCGCTGAAAGCCATCAACTGCCGCACCGGCAAACAACTGATGGAGGATTTCTGCGCGGCCAACGGCATCGCCTACCGGATGGTGGGCAAGGTGATCGTCGCCACGGATGATAAAGAGCTGCCGGCGCTGACCAATCTCTATCAGCGCGGGCTGGCCAACGGCGTGGAGTGCGGCATGATCGGCCGCGAGCAACTGCTGGAACTGGAACCCCACGTGACGAACGCCATCCGGGCCATTCACGTACCGGAGGCGGGCATCGTCGATTACCGCCAGGTGTGCGAGCGGCTGGCGGCAATCCTGCGCGAGGCGGGCCACACGATCGTGCTCGGCGCGGAGGTCAAGGCCATCATCGAGCGGCCGGGCGAGTTGACGGCCGTGACGTCGGCCGGTGAATTCAGCGGGGCCTATCTGGTGAATTGCGCCGGGCTGCAATCCGACCGCGTCACGAAGATGTCGGCGGGCGAGGCACCGGCCCAGATCATCCCCTTCCGCGGCGAATACTTTGAACTGGTTCCCGAAGCGTGGCATCTGTGCCAGGCGCTGATCTACCCCGTGCCCGACCCCGGCTTCCCCTTCCTGGGCGTCCATTTCACGCGCATGATTGGCGGCGGCGTCGAGTGCGGGCCGAACGCTGTGCTGGCCTTCGCCCGCGAGGGGTATCACCTGGGCGACGTGGACGCGCGCGAACTGTGGCAGACGCTGACCTATCCCGGCTTTCGTAAGCTGGCCGGCCGCTATTGGAAGATGGGGCTGGGCGAGATTTGGCGCTCGGCCAGCAAGGGCGCGTTCGTCAAGGCCCTGCAACGCCTCATCCCCGACATTCGCGCCGAGCATCTGCATCCCGCCCCGGCGGGCATTCGCGCCCAGGCGTTGGCCCCCGACGGCGCGCTGTTGGACGACTTCGCCTTCCACGAATCGCCGCGCATCGTCAACGTCATCAATGCCCCCTCCCCGGCGGCCACGTCGGCCCTCAGCATCGCCGAAAGCGTGGTCGATAAATTAGAAGATCATTTTTAA
- the leuB gene encoding 3-isopropylmalate dehydrogenase: MKATITLLPGDGIGPEVVAEARRVLEAIADTYNHEFTFHEGLIGGAAIDATGTALPDETLALCTAADAVLLGAVGGIKWSDPKAAVRPEQGLLKLREGMGVYANLRPVVVLDALADASPLRPERVRGVDVMIVRELTGGLYFGTPQGQETIDGERTAVDTLRYHEREIRRVVQLAFELARGRRQKLTSVDKANVLASSRLWREVTHEVAVEYPDVVCEDILVDACAMYLINRPADFDVIVTENMFGDILSDEASMITGSLGMLPSASLGEPGTPGLYEPIHGSAPDIAGKGIANPLATILSAAMLLRSSLGLAEEAAAVEAAVARVLADGARTADIARPGQPRVGTVEMGDLVIAAL; encoded by the coding sequence ATGAAGGCAACAATTACATTATTACCCGGGGACGGCATCGGCCCGGAAGTCGTAGCCGAGGCACGGCGGGTACTGGAAGCCATAGCCGACACCTACAACCATGAGTTTACCTTTCACGAAGGGCTGATCGGCGGCGCGGCCATCGACGCCACCGGCACGGCCTTGCCCGATGAGACGCTGGCCCTATGCACCGCGGCCGATGCCGTGCTGCTGGGCGCGGTCGGCGGCATCAAGTGGAGCGACCCCAAAGCGGCGGTGCGGCCGGAACAAGGGCTGCTGAAACTGCGCGAGGGGATGGGCGTCTATGCCAATCTGCGGCCGGTGGTCGTGCTCGACGCGCTGGCCGACGCCAGCCCGCTGCGGCCGGAGCGGGTGCGCGGCGTGGACGTGATGATCGTCCGCGAATTGACCGGCGGCCTCTACTTTGGCACGCCCCAGGGGCAGGAGACCATCGACGGCGAGCGGACAGCGGTCGATACGTTGCGCTACCACGAGCGCGAAATCCGGCGCGTGGTGCAACTGGCCTTTGAGTTGGCCCGCGGCCGGCGCCAGAAGCTGACTTCGGTGGATAAGGCCAACGTGCTGGCCTCGTCGCGCCTGTGGCGCGAAGTGACCCACGAGGTGGCCGTGGAGTACCCTGACGTGGTGTGCGAGGATATTCTGGTCGATGCCTGCGCCATGTACCTCATCAACCGGCCGGCCGATTTCGACGTCATCGTCACCGAGAATATGTTCGGCGACATCCTGTCCGACGAGGCGTCGATGATCACCGGCTCGTTGGGGATGCTGCCGTCGGCCTCGCTGGGCGAACCGGGCACGCCGGGCCTCTACGAGCCGATCCACGGCAGCGCGCCCGACATCGCCGGCAAGGGTATTGCCAATCCGCTGGCAACGATTCTGAGCGCGGCGATGCTGTTGCGCTCCAGCCTGGGACTGGCCGAGGAGGCCGCGGCCGTCGAGGCGGCGGTGGCTCGCGTGTTGGCCGATGGGGCGCGCACGGCCGACATCGCCCGGCCGGGCCAGCCCCGCGTGGGAACGGTGGAGATGGGGGATCTGGTGATCGCTGCCCTGTAA
- the cimA gene encoding citramalate synthase, with the protein MTANHIDLYDTTLRDGTQREGISYSLDDKLKIAARLDAFGMDYIEGGWPGSNPKDVEFFRRAPSLGLSHAKLAAFGSTRRKGVRPADDANVQALMGAETPVVTLVGKSWALHVVNVLETTAEENLAMIEESVAYCQAQGKEVIYDAEHFFDGYKADAAYALATLAAAARGGAACVVLCDTNGGSLPWEVAEATARVIAHLGGVAVGIHTHDDGGCGVANSLAAVRAGAVQVQGTVNGYGERVANANLCAIIPDLQLKMGYDCLSAEQLRGLTELSRYVAELANLTHDDHLPFVGASAFAHKGGIHVAAMLKDAASYQHIDPAAVGNRQRSVVSELSGRGNLIDKIKQFNLNPESLDVPKVLEQIKQLESQGFTFEGAEASVELMLRRTHPAYVPPFEMTDYWVMVQRRRGRGPIVEATVKVRVGPKIMHTVAEGNGPVNALDAALRQALAGVFPRISGVRLADYKVRILDGENNTAATTRVLIETREGMRRWSTVGASPNIIDASWRALADSMEYALIQ; encoded by the coding sequence ATGACCGCCAACCATATCGACCTGTACGACACGACCCTGCGCGACGGCACACAGCGCGAGGGTATCTCCTACTCGCTCGACGACAAGCTGAAGATCGCCGCCCGGCTGGACGCCTTCGGCATGGATTACATCGAGGGCGGCTGGCCCGGTTCCAATCCCAAGGACGTGGAGTTTTTTCGCCGCGCGCCGTCGCTGGGGCTATCCCACGCCAAGTTGGCCGCCTTCGGCAGTACGCGGCGCAAGGGTGTGCGCCCGGCCGACGACGCCAATGTGCAGGCCCTGATGGGGGCCGAGACGCCGGTCGTCACGCTGGTGGGCAAAAGTTGGGCGCTGCACGTGGTGAACGTGCTGGAAACCACGGCCGAAGAGAACCTGGCGATGATCGAGGAGAGCGTGGCCTACTGCCAGGCCCAGGGCAAAGAGGTCATCTACGACGCCGAGCACTTCTTCGACGGCTACAAGGCCGATGCCGCCTACGCGCTGGCGACATTGGCCGCGGCGGCGCGCGGCGGGGCGGCCTGCGTCGTCTTGTGCGATACCAACGGCGGATCGTTGCCCTGGGAAGTGGCAGAGGCCACGGCGCGGGTCATCGCCCATCTGGGCGGCGTGGCCGTGGGCATCCACACCCACGACGACGGCGGTTGCGGCGTCGCCAATTCGCTGGCGGCGGTGCGGGCCGGGGCGGTGCAGGTACAGGGCACGGTCAACGGCTACGGCGAGCGCGTCGCCAACGCCAATCTGTGCGCCATCATCCCCGACCTGCAACTGAAAATGGGCTACGATTGCCTGTCCGCGGAGCAGTTGCGCGGGCTGACGGAACTCTCGCGCTACGTGGCCGAACTGGCGAATCTGACCCACGACGACCATCTGCCCTTCGTGGGGGCCAGCGCCTTTGCCCATAAGGGGGGCATCCACGTCGCCGCCATGCTCAAGGACGCCGCCAGCTACCAGCACATCGACCCGGCGGCCGTGGGCAACCGGCAGCGCTCGGTCGTGTCCGAACTGTCGGGTCGGGGCAATCTTATCGACAAGATCAAGCAGTTTAACCTGAACCCGGAGAGCCTGGACGTGCCCAAGGTCCTGGAGCAGATCAAACAGCTAGAATCGCAGGGCTTCACGTTTGAGGGGGCCGAGGCATCGGTGGAATTGATGTTGCGCCGGACGCATCCGGCCTACGTGCCGCCGTTCGAGATGACCGACTATTGGGTGATGGTGCAGCGGCGGCGCGGCCGTGGCCCCATCGTTGAGGCCACGGTCAAGGTGCGCGTGGGGCCGAAAATCATGCACACGGTGGCCGAGGGCAACGGCCCGGTGAACGCGCTCGACGCCGCGCTGCGCCAGGCCCTCGCCGGCGTATTCCCGCGCATCAGCGGCGTGCGCCTGGCCGATTACAAGGTGCGCATCCTGGACGGCGAAAACAACACCGCCGCCACCACCCGCGTGCTGATCGAGACGCGCGAGGGAATGCGCCGCTGGAGCACCGTGGGCGCCAGCCCCAACATCATCGACGCCAGTTGGCGGGCGCTGGCCGATAGCATGGAGTATGCGCTGATACAGTGA
- the ilvD gene encoding dihydroxy-acid dehydratase: protein MTTANPLNKYSAHITQPASQGASQAMLYGTGLTEADMDKPQVGIASMWYEGNTCNMHLNDLAAWVKEGMAAAGLVGMRFNTIGVSDGISMGNDGMSYSLQSREIIADSIETAMGAHWYDALVAIPGCDKNMPGCLIAMGRLNRPALMLYGGTIRAGCTAQHPQLDIVSAFQSYGQAIAGVISEAERRQIVRHSCPGPGACGGMYTANTMASAIEALGMSLPFSSSTPAESPEKRDECRTAAAAVRLLLERDIKPRDVMTRAAFENAMVVVMALGGSTNAVLHLIAMARAVDVELSIDDFQAVSDRVPFLADLKPSGAYVMEDMQGIGGTPGLMKYLWQHGLIDGDCLTVTGRTVAENLSTVDGLREGQRIIRPLDNPIKATGHIQILRGNLAPDGAVAKITGKEGERFSGPARVFDSEEAMLAGLEAGQIRKGDVVIIRYEGPKGGPGMPEMLTPTSAIMGAGLGQDVALLTDGRFSGGSHGFIVGHVTPEAQEGGPIALVRDGDVVSIDAARRTMDVDVPAAELAQRRAAWIMPPLKATRGTLYKYIKLVRSASEGCVTDEG from the coding sequence ATGACAACAGCCAACCCGCTCAACAAATATAGCGCCCACATCACCCAGCCCGCGTCGCAGGGCGCGTCGCAGGCCATGCTCTACGGCACAGGCCTGACCGAAGCCGACATGGACAAGCCGCAGGTCGGCATCGCTTCCATGTGGTACGAGGGCAACACCTGCAACATGCACCTCAACGATCTGGCGGCGTGGGTGAAGGAAGGCATGGCCGCCGCCGGGCTGGTGGGGATGCGCTTCAACACCATCGGCGTCAGCGACGGCATCAGCATGGGCAATGATGGCATGAGCTACTCGCTGCAATCGCGCGAGATCATCGCCGACTCCATCGAGACGGCCATGGGGGCGCACTGGTACGACGCGCTGGTCGCCATCCCCGGCTGCGACAAGAACATGCCCGGCTGCCTGATCGCCATGGGGCGGCTGAACCGGCCGGCGCTGATGCTCTACGGCGGCACGATTCGCGCCGGCTGCACAGCGCAACATCCGCAACTGGACATCGTGTCGGCTTTCCAGAGCTATGGGCAGGCCATCGCCGGGGTCATCAGCGAGGCCGAGCGTCGCCAAATCGTGCGCCATAGCTGCCCGGGGCCGGGCGCCTGTGGCGGCATGTACACGGCCAATACCATGGCCAGCGCCATCGAAGCACTGGGCATGAGTCTGCCCTTCAGCTCGTCTACCCCGGCCGAATCGCCCGAAAAGCGCGACGAGTGCCGGACGGCGGCGGCGGCCGTGCGCCTGCTGCTGGAACGCGACATCAAGCCGCGCGACGTGATGACCCGCGCCGCGTTCGAGAACGCGATGGTCGTGGTCATGGCCCTGGGCGGCAGCACCAACGCCGTGCTGCACCTGATCGCCATGGCCCGCGCGGTGGACGTGGAGCTGTCAATCGACGACTTTCAGGCCGTCAGCGACCGCGTGCCCTTCCTGGCCGACCTGAAGCCCAGCGGGGCCTACGTGATGGAAGACATGCAGGGTATTGGCGGCACGCCGGGACTGATGAAATATCTGTGGCAACATGGTCTCATCGACGGCGATTGCCTGACGGTGACCGGCCGGACGGTGGCCGAGAACCTGAGCACTGTGGATGGGTTGCGCGAGGGGCAACGGATCATCCGGCCGCTGGACAACCCCATCAAAGCCACCGGCCACATCCAGATTTTGCGCGGCAACCTGGCCCCCGACGGCGCGGTCGCCAAGATCACCGGCAAAGAGGGCGAGCGTTTCAGCGGCCCGGCGCGCGTCTTCGATTCCGAGGAAGCGATGCTGGCCGGGCTGGAAGCGGGGCAGATTCGCAAAGGGGACGTGGTGATCATCCGCTACGAGGGGCCAAAAGGCGGGCCGGGCATGCCGGAGATGCTGACGCCGACATCGGCCATCATGGGCGCGGGGTTGGGGCAGGACGTGGCCTTGCTGACCGACGGCCGTTTCTCCGGCGGCAGCCACGGCTTCATCGTCGGCCACGTGACCCCTGAAGCCCAGGAGGGTGGGCCAATCGCGCTGGTACGCGATGGCGACGTGGTGAGCATCGACGCCGCGCGGCGAACGATGGATGTGGATGTGCCGGCGGCCGAGCTGGCTCAACGGCGCGCGGCCTGGATAATGCCACCGCTGAAGGCCACTCGCGGGACGCTCTATAAGTACATTAAGCTAGTGAGATCGGCGTCAGAAGGTTGTGTGACGGATGAAGGATGA